The genomic window TGATGCGATCAGTATCCCGTTTTTTTATTCAGGATTCTTTAGGCTATCGTAAAACCTTATTGCAAAAAGGAGAAGTTGAAGCTAACATAGATCGTATGTACCGCTACGGGAGTACTGTTCTTCAGCAAAAAATACATAGCAATTCTTTAAACGAAGCCTTTGAAGGTAAATCCGGGGTAATAGAAGATTCGGATTATCGGGGGATTGAAGTTATACGCCATTATGAACCCCTTAATTTTCCCGGATTGGACTGGGCAATTGTTTCAAAAAAAGATAAAGAAGAATCTTTTCAACCTGTGACTGAATTTAATAAGAGTATTTTTATACAAACATTAGTCCTTATCTTATGTATTACGTTGTTATCTTTAATTTTAGCCAACCGCTTTGTAAAACCAGTGGAAAAACTTACCCAAGCGGCAAAACAGTTAATTAATGGAGACACTTCACAAAAAGTGGTAATTAAATCTAAAGATGAATTCGGGGTACTAGGAGATACGTTTAATACAATGATCGGACAACTGGACGAGCAAAAGAAAGCAATTCAAGATCAACTACAGGAAAATCAAAATCTTTTAGAAAATTTTGTTCCTCCGGATTTTATCAACCGGATTAAAAAAGGCGAACGTACCTTTGCTGATGAATATCAGAATGTATCTTTTATTACCGTAGATATTGTAGGTTTTGGAGCATTGACCAATCAGGTGGGAGCTAAAAAATCCGCTACGATTCTAAATGACTTAGTAGATGCTTTTGACGAAGCAGCTGCCAGAAACTATGTAGAAAAATTACGTACTGTAGGAGATACATATTTTGCCGCCTGTGGTTTATTTGAACCCCGTTTAGACCATGCGAAGCGCATTGTACAATTCGCATTAGAAATTAAACAATTACTCGCACAAATTAATCTTAACCGAAAGTTGGATTTACAAATGAAAACCAGCGTGCATACGGGTAATGTGATGGCTGGAATCGTAGGCACAGATAAGTTTAGTTTTGATGTCTGGGGTGAAACGATCAATTATTTATTTACCATGAACCATAAAACTCAAGATATATCGCTGGTATTATCAGAAGAAGTTACCGAGCGATTAAGCGATTTATATACATTTACCCCCGTTGGGGAAGGTACGATGTCAGGAAAAAGAATTTTTACCATAAAAACGGTGTAGAGTGGAGACATGGTTTACTAATTTTACGGAGTTAAGTCCTATCTGGCATTGGGGTTTTGGGTTATTAATTGGTTTTCCGTTATTAGTGGTATTACTCAATGAGATAGGTTATTTTGCCACACAACGTGACCCGCACTTAGGTAAACCTATCCAATCGGTTCGGAACTTTATTTTACCCTTAGGAGTTCTGGTTATTTTACTAGTTCGCATTTTTAATTTCGATCGGGATTCACTTGCTATTAATATCCTAGAAACGCTTATTGGGGTATTGGCTATTAATACCGGCCTTACGCTGGTTACACGGTTCTTTTTTAGTAAAGATGGCTTTTCACTTTTTAGTAAAAACGTTCCTCAATTATTCCTGGATATTATACGGGTATTTTTAGTGCTAGTTGGATCTGCCATATTACTTTCTGCGGTGTGGAATGTAGAACTGGGCGGATTGGTCACAGCATTAGGTTTAGGATCTTTTGTGTTAGGTTTAGCTTTGCAGGATACGCTGGGTAATCTGTTTTCCGGTATTGCTTTGGTTTACGAAAAACCTTTTGAAGTAGGTGATTACATTAAAGTAGATGAGCGCTATGGTAAGGTTATAGAAATGAATTGGCGAGCCGTACATATATTAACCCGTGAAAAAGAGTTGATCGTCATACCGCACTTGATGGTTGGTCAGAATGTTATCATGAATTTTAGTAAACCTACTAAAGTTCATATCATCAAACAAATAGTCAATTTCTCCTATCAAGATCCCCCAAATACGGTAAAAGAAGCCTTACTAAATACCTGTTTAAACACTCCCGGTATTCTTGATCATCCGGAACCTGAAGTTAAAACAAATACCTACGGTGATTCGGCAATTCAGTACGAAGTAGAATTTGGGATTAACTCTTTTGAATTTCATGAAGAAATTACCGATGCTTTTATGACCCGGGTCTGGTACGCTGCCCAACGCTATCATCTTACCATACCTTATCCGCAACTTACCCTGCATCGCGCGGAAAATACGATTCCCCCGAAGGAAACCTATGCTAATGAATTAGATAAGAAGTTAAAAGAATTACCTAGTCAATTACCTCTGGAATCTTATAAAAAATCATTAGCTGAAAGCGGAAGAATTCTATATTTTGGGGCGGGTGAAATAATTATTCGTCAGGGTGATGCCACCGGAGTTATTTATATTTTGATACAGGGGGAAATTGAATTATTAATCAAAGGAAATACGGGAAAAGACATTTTAGTAAATACAATTAGCGAGGGAGACTTTTTTGGCGAAGTAGCCTTGCTGTCCGGAAGGAGAAGTTCTATGACTGCCAAAGCTAAAAATGATGTAAAAGCAGTCAAACTTACTCCGGATGAAGTCCGAAATATGGTCAGTAACAACCAAAACCTTGCTTATAAAATGGACGAAGTAATGGATAGCCGAAGAAAAAGTGCTAAAAAACAAGCAAAAAAGGAGGGAAGTGCTTCTGGAAAATTATAAAGAGTTTAAAAAAAGAAACGGTTGTACTATCGTTCCTTTTCTAGTTACACTATTACTCCAAAATTAGATATTATTCCTTTTTATTTTTCTCCAAATAAGAAACTACCTCATGTGCCACCGCTGCGGAAGTCAGGTTGCTTTGACCGGTAATTACCCTGCCGTCTACTACATAATGAATATCATCTCTTTTACCGTAAGTAAAAGTTCCACCATGCTTTTCAATAGTTTCTCCAATTAAAAAAGGAAAAGATGTAAAGTACGGTTTTTCTACATTTTCATAAGCTTCCGGCCATCCGCTAATTTCTTTATTGGCTACCAGATAATTTTCATCTTTTGTCTTTAAATTGACAATACCGGCGGTTCCATGGCATACCGCAGATATAATTCCGTTTTGTTTTTCATAAATTGACATTGCAATAGCCTGGATTTCTTTATTTTCCGGTACATCAAACATCGCAGCTCCTCCACCTACATAATAAACGGCATTATAACTCGAAGGATTTACCTCTGTTGGCTTTTTAGTATACTTTAAGCGGTTCATAAAAGGTTGATTTTCATAATAAGCCTTTTGAATGGTATCATTTTTAGCATAATAAACAGAGGAGATAGCCCCACCTTCCGGACTGACAAAATCTACGTAATATCCGGCTTTTATAAAGGTATCATAAGCCAACACTATTTCAGAAAAACTAGTCCCCGTTTTAATAGTGGTACCTTTATAGAAATCAGCGTTTGAAACTATAAACAAGATTCTTCCGTGATGTTCTTGTTTTTTCTTGGTGGCAGTTTTACTTACTATTTTCCACTGACTTTCAATATTTTTGAGTAAGAACAAATCTGTGAAGATTAAATCCGCTTCGGGAATCACAATTTCAACCTGAGCGGTAGCAATGTCGTTGTCAATAGCAATAGACAAGATGTTTCCAATTCGGCCACTAAAACTACCTTTTTCTTTATCCTTATAAAATGCAACATACTCGTCTGATGATAGACGTTTTTCTCCATCTCTCAAGGTTAAATACAAAGTCGCGTTATTGCTAAAGGCACTTTGAAGTTGTTCAGCATTATTAAAAGAGCTTCCGTTAATATAATTATTTAAAACTTCTGCAACAGCCATATCATCTGTAGACTGCGCTTTTATACCTATGATGGTAAGATTAATAAAAGTAAAAAGTAGGATTTTGAATTTCATTTGTATTGTTTTTATGATTTGCGGTAAATCTCTAAAAACAATAGAAAACGGTGGTTCGAAGTTATAATTGAAAGGTTCAGAATTATAATTTCGGACTAAAACCTCTTGATTTTTCCTTTTTATACTCAGCTGGTGTTTTTCCAGTTAGTTTTTTAAAAGTAGTATAAAAGGTAGATTTTGAGCTGAACCCTGCTTCAATACCTATAGCTTCCAGGGTATATTTTGAGTCATGTACTAGTAGTTGTTTTGCTTCTTCCACTCTCCATTCGTTGATATAAGAGGAGAATGATTTTCCTAAATTATCGTTTAGCAGTTGCGATAATTTATGAGCAGAAATGTTCAATTTGGTTGCAAGGTTTTTTAGTTTGATTTCACTATCCGTATATAATTTTTCTTCTGACATTAGTACTTTTAACTTATCCAATAATAATTCAGCTTCTGGTAAAGTGATTTTTTTAGTAGCATATTTATATTCTTCTTTATTAAAAATATCCTTTCTGTTTTTTTTAAACAATAAAAAGAAAATCAGCAAATAGGATACTACCGAAAAAGAAATAGCCCCAGAAATATACCAGGTTTTTCCACCCACATTATAGGCAATAAAGATGGCTAAAACACTTGCACAAACTACAAGTAACCATACTTCTTGTAGGCTGCAAGAAGTTTTTTTTCTAAAGAATTTTACGATAACCTTTCTAAGGGTATATATGGTTAATGCAATATAAATACCCCATATTAAGTAAATAAATTGTACAAAATGAGGGTTCCAAAAGGCTCTTTCTGTTTGGTAGGGCTTCCAAATACCCACTGTCGTAATAAATACAGCTAATAAACTTATATGTATTTTCCACGATTGTGGAATACGCTTTATATTTTGTAGGGTAGCCAGGGTATAATAATACAGCATAACTCCAATAAGAAAACAAGCAGAAAGACCCATCTGAATGTATAGAAATACGTAATTTTTATTGTATACCATATAAACTGATTTACCTATACGAATACTAAGCATTAGGATTAACAGGCCTAAAAAATAGTTAGGTAATTTGTTCTCTTTGCGAAAGAAAAGCAGGTAAAAACTAAGTAAAAAACCGTTAAAAACTCCGAGAGCGCTAAAGAAAAATACAAGTTGACTTTCTAAGTTCACTTACAATATAGATTTAAGGGGTATTAGATGCTTAGATTAAAAACAAAAACTGATAGTAGTGCTAATATATTCAATTTATCAAATACTCAACTTTTTTTAGAACTGTTATATATACTATATTGGTCAAAAGTTAAAATCAGTATATTGGTAAAAGTTGAAGGTTATTTCATTAAAAGTTGGTTAGACTCAGGATATTCCATCTGATTAGATTAAGTGCAAACTGATGTAAAAATTATTATTTTTTAGTGTTATAATGGTAAATATGACTTATAATGCCTATATTTAACCATTATATTGGTATAATATGTTAGATATAACTACAATAAAAGAGGTTAAAGTCAAAATTGGCAAGGTATGTAAAGCACTTCGTAAATCAAATGAGCTCTCTAGAGATGAACTAGCAGAAATGCTTGATGTCTCTAGTACCACTATTCAAAACATCGAGAATGGTAAAAATGCTACCCTCGATACTATTTTAAAAGTAGCAAATCATTTTGGATTACTACCATCTATAGCCAATCAAATAGATAAAGTCATTGTTGATCAAAATGACGTTTCACTATATTAATAGATGGCTAGGGATAAAATCATAGCTATAATTGCTTTTGGTCAAGAGATTGGCAAATTAGGCTATGATATAGACCAAGGTAAATCTTTTTTTCAATATAATCCTGAATTTTTAGATACTGGAAAATACTCAAAACTGTTTCCGTTTATTTTCAAACGTACCAAATCAGCGCAGGTATTTACGGAATACCAACAAGATACGTTTCAAGGTTTACCGCCAATGATAGCGGATTCGTTGCCTGATACCTTTGGAAATATTATTTTTCAAGAATGGTTAACAGCAAGAGGTATCCAAAAAGTGACACCGTTGGAACAGTTGGCATATGTAGCCGATCGTGGTATGGGAGCCTTAGAATACAAACCCGTAAAAGAGCTACCCAATACTTCATCTATAAATATTAATGAAATCATTAGCATCTTAGAAAAAGTATTGAAACTAAAAGAAGATACGTCTGGGGTAGCCCTTAATGATTTGTCTTTACTAAATGTTTTCAAAATAGGAACGTCTGCGGGTGGTGCCAGACCTAAAATCTTAATCTCAGAACATAAAGAAACTGGTAAAATCATAGCTGGAGATAGCGTAACAAGCGAGGACTACAACCACTATCTAGTCAAGTTACATCTTGATAATAGTGATGGCTATAACAAAGAAAAAGTAGAATACGCCTATTATTTACTAGCGCAAGAAGCAGGTATTGATATGATGCCCTCTAAGTTGATAGAAGATAAGCACTTCGCCACACTTAGATATGATAGACAAAACGGAGAAAAACAGCACGTATTAACCGTAACAGGTTTAACGGGTTGGGACTTCAAAAGTCAACCAGAAAACTCGTCCTACGAGAATGTTTTTAAAGTAGCCTTAGCATTAGAAGTACCACATAAAGACTTACAACAGTTGTTTAAGCGTATGGTGTTCAATCTTATCTTTAGAAATGTAGATGACCATTTAAAGAACCATAGTTTTATCTATAACAAAGAAAAGAATAGTTGGAATTTAGCACCCGCATATGATTTGACCTATGCACTCAACCCACTATTTACATTTAAAACTACCTCTAGGGCTTTGTCTATTAATGGAAAGCGTACCGAGATTACTGCAAAAGACTTGCTAATGATTGCGGAAAAGTTTGTTATTAAGAATCCCAAGGGGATCGTTAAAGAGGTGCAGGCGTTAATTCCAAGATGGATGGAGGTTGCTGGGAAATTAGACATACCTGAGAATATAAACAAAGCAATCCAAAAAGAAATAAACCGAATTGAATAAATTTAATTTTAGTATTATCCAAGTTCAATTGGAAATCGATGTTAGAATCTAATCTAATACAGATAAAGAGATATGAGTGAAATTAAGAATTTAACAGATTTACTAATAAAATTTAGGGATGATAGAGATTGGAAACAATTTCACAATTCTAAGGATTTAGCTTTAGCAATTTCTATTGAGGCATCAGAATTAAATGAGCTCTTTTTATGGAAATCTAATGAAGATGTTGATAAAGAACGGTTAAAAGAAGAATTGGCAGACATTATTTCATTTGTTTTACTGCTTGCAGAAAAACACAACCTTGATCCTTCCCAAATTGTAAAAGATAAAATTAAGCTTAACGCACAAAAATATACCGTTGAAAAATCAAAAGGGTCTGCTAAAAAGTATAATCAATTATGATTGGCAAGGAAGCTTTTAAAATTGAAATACATGATTTCAATATCTCAAGTATAGATGCACTAGATAATTTTTATGCGAACAATCTTTGGCCTGTGGTATACTTACTTCATGATGAAATAGTAAAAGAAGCCTACGTCGGAGAAACTACCGATACGATTATTCGTCTTAAGACTCATTTAAAAAACAGTAGAAAGAATTCACTAAAAACGTTTAGGCTTATAAGTAGTCCTTCTTTTAATAAATCTGCCACACTAGATATTGAATCACTGTTGATTAAATATCTTTTTGGAGATGGACAGTACAAATTGCTCAATGCAAATTTGGGTATAGCAAATCATAATTACTATCAAAAGAAAGAAGTATATCTAAGTATTTTCAAGAACATTTGGAATCGACTAAGAGGAGAAGGTGTTGCCAAACATTCTTTGTCTCATATAGATAATTCGGATTTATTTAAATATTCTCCATACAAAAGCCTAACAAATGAACAAATAGAAGGACTTCAAGTGATACTTGATAGTTTATTAAATGATACAGTTCGTAGAACTTTTATTGAAGGAGCTGCCGGAACGGGGAAGACAATATTGGCGATTTTTCTCTTCAAGTTGTTAAACTCAGATAGCGCAGAATTCAATTACAGAGATTTTGGTAATGATGAAATTATAATTAGACACAAAGTAGAAAAATTAAAAGATAAGCTAGTTTTACCTAAGATTGCGCTAGTAGTACCCATGTCTTCTCTCAGAAATACGTTAAAGAAGGTTTTTAAAAATATACAGGGATTAAAAGCTAACATGGTGATAGGACCTGCTGAACTTGGGAAAAATAAATATGATATTATAATTGTTGATGAATCTCATAGGTTGAGGAGAAGAGTAAATTTAGGTGCTTATTTTGGTGCGTTTGACAAGATTAACGCTAAACTTAATCTTGAAAAATTGAAAGGTAATGAATTAGACTGGGTATTACTACAAAGTTCAAAATCTATCCTTTTTTATGATGATGCTCAATCAATAAAACCATCTGACATTCCGAAAGATGACTTTGATGCTCTCAAGTCTCAAAAAAATACTCAAATAAAATATTTACGTTCTCAATTTAGGGTGAAAGGAGGTAATTCTTACGTAACATTTATTGATAATTTACTTAACTGTAAATTAAAGGAAACAAATGAAATTTATACTGATAAAAATTACGACTTTCTACTCTTTGACAATATCCATTCATTTGTAAAAGAAATCAAAAAAAGAGATAAAGAGGTCGGATTGTCACGAATGATCGCTGGCTATTCCTGGAAATGGATCTCCAATAAGAATGGCAATTTATGGGATATTATAATTGAGGATGTTAAGCTAAAATGGAATTCTACAAATATAGATTGGATTAATTCACCAAATGCTATTAATGAAGTTGGCTGTATTCATACCACTCAAGGATATGATCTAAACTATGCAGGTATAATTTTTGGGAATGAGATATCATATTCTAAAGAAAAAAAGGAAATCTTTATTAAAGAAAAAAACTATTTTGATATAAATGGAAAACAATCTATCAGTGATCCAAAAATTTTACACGCGTATATCCTAAATATTTATAAAACTTTAATGCTTAGAGGTATAAAAGGAACATACCTATATGCTTGTGATGAAAACTTGAGAGAATATCTATCGTCTCATGTTGAACAATACGAATTAACCGAAACAATTATTGAATCTTCAAGATTAAAAATGAGTGGTGATCATTTTGAAAATAGTATTCCTTATTTTGATCTTCAAGTTGCAGCCGGAAGTTTCAGTGAACTACAAAAAGCAAACTTAACTAGATGGATAGAATTACCAAAATATATGAGATTTTCAGAAGATTATTTTTCTTGTACAGTGATTGGCGAATCTATGAACAAAATTATTCCAAATGGGTCTATTTGTTTGTTCAAAAGATATAGAGGTGGATCACGAAATGGTAAAATAGTTTTGGCACAATCATATGAGATTCAAAATGATTGTTTTGGAGCTGGCTATACAGTTAAAGAATATTCGAGTATTAAAAAAAATAACGAACAAACATGGGAACACGAATCGATAACGTTACGTCCCAGATCTTTTAATAATTCTTTTATCCCTCTACAACTTGCACAACATGAAATGGAAAGTTTTAAAATTATTGGAATTTTTGAAAGAATTTTAATTTAATAAAAGTAAGAATGTGTAATGTACTTAAGAGCATGTTTAAACTAAATTTTCGGATAATTTTTTTGTTAAAAAGCTGGATAGTCTAAACTTTGTAGTTGACTAAAACAACAATGTTTATGCAATCTAAATATAACAGATTAACTACCCAGCAATGGGAATATATGGAATTATTTTTACCTAAGAAAACCCGGGGGCATTATAAACTACGGGATATTGTAGACGCTATTTTATGGCAACTCCGTACAGGTACTCAGTGGCGTAACCTCCCGGATAGTTTTCCAAAATGGCAAAGTGTATACTATTACTTTCGCAAATGGCAAAAAGATGGGACACAAGAGAGATTAAATATTGAGCTTAACAAAATGGAGCGGAACCGACAAGGGAAAGAACCAACACCTAGCTTGTTATCCATTGATAGTCAATCCATAAAGTCCGGTCCTTTTACAAGTATGTCAAAAGGGGTTGACGGTAATAAAAAGGTAAATGGCCGTAAACGTCACGTAATTACTGATACGTTAGGTTTAGTTTGGGGGGTTGTTGTAGGGGCTGCCAATGAAGCTGATGGGGTAGTAGCCAACAAAGTTGTGGAACCTTTATTAGGGTACCTGGATAGGATGGAAAAAATAGTAGCTGATCATGCCTACAAAACAATATTTAAGAGGTGGGCTGAAGAAAATGTAATTGGACTTGAGGTAAAGATATCATCAACTCCCCCATCCACAAAAGGTTTTGTTCCCTTGAAGTGGAGATGGGTAACTGAAAGGACTTTCGGTATCTTCAACTTCTTCAGAAGACTCGATAAAGACTATGAAAAAACGAAGGAAAGTCAAGAATCTTGGGTATTATGGCAGAATTGTCAAATCATTCTCAATAGAATAAGGTAATTTATAAGAATCTTATTTAAACATGCTCTAATTCCTAAGAAAGCCAACCCAAAAACTAGAAGATTGCTAAACTGTCTTAAACTTTGGGGAACTATTTATCAAACTTAGGGAAAAAGTAAGAATAAATATAGATGATGTAAGTGAGTTGTAAATTAATATGGTAAAATATAAAAAAGTAAATTAAATGGCAGGAGAAGCAAGTGTATTTCAAACTGGTGGAGGTGGTTTCAATTATGAAAATTATGTACAAGCATCATTTTTATTACAAATGATGATTAATGGAATGGTGCCATCATTCACTGATGGTAGTATTAGTGAAATTGGATTTCAAAATAAAAATAAAGGGTATCAAACTGATGATTTATTCTTAAAGATAGAAGAAGGTAATACTACTAAAAGGATAATTTCTCAAATAAAATATAACATTCCTATTTCATCAAAGAATGAAGTCTTCTTAGAGGTAATTAATGCTTTTTGGAAGGATTTTAATAATGCTAGTCATTTCGATAGACAAAAAGATAAAATGTTTCTCATTAAATCTAGCCTAACTAATAATGATAAAAACCATATTGTTTATTTATGTCAAATTGCTTCTAAACAGAGTAATTCAAAAGATTTTTTTTCTGAAATTAATAGAACTAAAATAAAAAAAGAAGCTCTTGATATATTTGAAGAAAGTCTAAATCTAGCAAAAGGAGAAGCGGTTACTAAAGAAGAATTATTTCAGTTTTTAAAATGCTTTAATCTACTGGCGTATGACTTTACAACTGATGCAAGTACGGATGAAACTTATCTGCTTAACCTTATAAGGTTATCAAAATCAAAAGAAACGACAACTACTGCTAATGAAATTTGGAGTGTTCTTTTAAACGAAGTTGCCACATATAATAGAAATGGTGGGAGTATTACTAAAAAAGATTTAGGCAATTTTCAACCTTACACCTATTTTGATTTATCTATATCCAATGATGCGTATTCATCATTTAAAAAAATCCATCAAGACGGTCAATTACTTTTAAAACCATTTAAAAACACCATTGGAGGTTATCATATTGATAGAACTATAGTTAAAAAATCAATACTAGAATCAGTAAATCAATCAGATATTTCTATAATAACAGGATATCCTGGTGTTGGCAAATCATCAATTATAAAAGACATTTTAGGTGAAGAGTTGTCTGATACATCACCAATAATTTTTAAAGCAGACCAACTTAATAAATCATCCTTAGCTCAAGTATTTAGTGAAGTAGGAATAAACTATAGTTTAATCGATTTATTTAGTTTAATATCAACAACCCCTAACAAAATTATAGTAATCGATAGTGCAGAAAAACTATTAGAAGCTCAACCCGATTCTGCTTTTAAACAATTACTATCAATCATTTCTGAGAATAAAGGGATAAAACTTTTAATGACCTGTAGGTCTTATGCAGTTAATGTTATCAAACAGAAGTTTGGTATCAACTCAAAAAAAATAAATGTTGTAGAGATACCACTTTTGGATGATGATGAAATAGAGTCAGTCAAAAATGAATTTCCTCAATTAACTAATTTCCTTTTAAATGATAAGATAAGTGAAGTTTTAAAAAGCCCTAAATATCTTGATTTTACAATTTCAGCAATAAAAGAAAATGATAATATTTCAGATAATATTAACTATTCAGAGTTTAAGGAGATATTGTGGAATGAAGTTATCGAAAATTCAACTGTAACAAAAAATGGTCTTCCGAGGAAACGAGGTATTACTTTTAGTCACATTGCGGTAGGTAGAGCTATCAATATGAGATTGTTTTTTGAACCAGAAGATGATAAAATAAATTATGAGGCAATAGAACTTTTAGAGAGCGACAATATAATAGTTCGAAATAATAATAAATTTCAGTTTTCCCCATCACACGATATTTTAGAAGATTGGGCATTAGTAAAACACATTGCATCAATTGAAAACAAACTTTCTAACAAAGCGGAATTATTTAATAAACTTGGTAACCAACCAGCTCTAAGAAGAGCTTTTAGGTTATGGGTTGAAGAGTTACTTACTAATGACATAGATAAAGTAGCGAGCTTAATTACTTTGACTATAAATAACGAATCAATCCCAACATATTGGACTGACGAAATACTTACGGCCGTATTTAGGTCAGATGATTGCAGTTCTTTTTTTAAACATTTTTCTTCTAAATTATTGGAGAATGATTGTGAATTTTTAAATAGGTGTATTTTACTTATACGTACAACTTGTCGAGAATATAGTTTTAACAAAGAAAACTCAAATGATATTTTATTTCCTGTAGGCTCTTGTTGGGAAGAAGCTCTTAGTTTTTTATCTTCTAATATTTCTAGTATAATAAGTATCAGAAAATCTATAACAAATTTTTTACTGGATTGGGAATATAAATTTCTTTTTCAATTCAAGGTCTGTTCTAGTAGAGAAATAAAGGCAGCTAATGAAATAGTTTTTCATCACATAAAAGAAATTTATAATGAAAATGACCATTGGAGTTATTCTAGAAATGATTATCAACAAACAAGCTTGCTTTATATGCTCTTTGGCTTTGCGAATTATTGTAAAGATGAATTAGGCATATTTGTTGAAGAGTGTAGCTCAAATACAGACGAGTACGGAAGACTAAATGGTTTCAGTGAATTAGTAATTAAAAAGGCTTTAGGAGGTGTAAGAAATAGTTCATTGATTAAAGAACTACCAGATACATTAATTAAGATTGCGCATAAGCATTGGAAGCGCATACCACCTGAAAGTCTACCAAAGCGAGAAGGTCTCTTGGATTTTCATTTCCAGAGCGAAAAGAACGAGAAGATGCTTGGGGTATTACAAAAACAAGGTTTGATTTTTTTCCTTCTGGTATTTATAAAACTTTTGTGTATAATCTATTAAGGTTCCACCCATTAAAAGCAGTAGTTTTTATATGTGAGTTTACAAATTATATAACATTGTCATAT from Aquimarina sp. ERC-38 includes these protein-coding regions:
- a CDS encoding helix-turn-helix domain-containing protein; the protein is MLDITTIKEVKVKIGKVCKALRKSNELSRDELAEMLDVSSTTIQNIENGKNATLDTILKVANHFGLLPSIANQIDKVIVDQNDVSLY
- a CDS encoding type II toxin-antitoxin system HipA family toxin; its protein translation is MARDKIIAIIAFGQEIGKLGYDIDQGKSFFQYNPEFLDTGKYSKLFPFIFKRTKSAQVFTEYQQDTFQGLPPMIADSLPDTFGNIIFQEWLTARGIQKVTPLEQLAYVADRGMGALEYKPVKELPNTSSININEIISILEKVLKLKEDTSGVALNDLSLLNVFKIGTSAGGARPKILISEHKETGKIIAGDSVTSEDYNHYLVKLHLDNSDGYNKEKVEYAYYLLAQEAGIDMMPSKLIEDKHFATLRYDRQNGEKQHVLTVTGLTGWDFKSQPENSSYENVFKVALALEVPHKDLQQLFKRMVFNLIFRNVDDHLKNHSFIYNKEKNSWNLAPAYDLTYALNPLFTFKTTSRALSINGKRTEITAKDLLMIAEKFVIKNPKGIVKEVQALIPRWMEVAGKLDIPENINKAIQKEINRIE
- a CDS encoding nuclear transport factor 2 family protein, whose translation is MKFKILLFTFINLTIIGIKAQSTDDMAVAEVLNNYINGSSFNNAEQLQSAFSNNATLYLTLRDGEKRLSSDEYVAFYKDKEKGSFSGRIGNILSIAIDNDIATAQVEIVIPEADLIFTDLFLLKNIESQWKIVSKTATKKKQEHHGRILFIVSNADFYKGTTIKTGTSFSEIVLAYDTFIKAGYYVDFVSPEGGAISSVYYAKNDTIQKAYYENQPFMNRLKYTKKPTEVNPSSYNAVYYVGGGAAMFDVPENKEIQAIAMSIYEKQNGIISAVCHGTAGIVNLKTKDENYLVANKEISGWPEAYENVEKPYFTSFPFLIGETIEKHGGTFTYGKRDDIHYVVDGRVITGQSNLTSAAVAHEVVSYLEKNKKE
- a CDS encoding mechanosensitive ion channel family protein, which encodes METWFTNFTELSPIWHWGFGLLIGFPLLVVLLNEIGYFATQRDPHLGKPIQSVRNFILPLGVLVILLVRIFNFDRDSLAINILETLIGVLAINTGLTLVTRFFFSKDGFSLFSKNVPQLFLDIIRVFLVLVGSAILLSAVWNVELGGLVTALGLGSFVLGLALQDTLGNLFSGIALVYEKPFEVGDYIKVDERYGKVIEMNWRAVHILTREKELIVIPHLMVGQNVIMNFSKPTKVHIIKQIVNFSYQDPPNTVKEALLNTCLNTPGILDHPEPEVKTNTYGDSAIQYEVEFGINSFEFHEEITDAFMTRVWYAAQRYHLTIPYPQLTLHRAENTIPPKETYANELDKKLKELPSQLPLESYKKSLAESGRILYFGAGEIIIRQGDATGVIYILIQGEIELLIKGNTGKDILVNTISEGDFFGEVALLSGRRSSMTAKAKNDVKAVKLTPDEVRNMVSNNQNLAYKMDEVMDSRRKSAKKQAKKEGSASGKL
- a CDS encoding helix-turn-helix domain-containing protein, producing MVYNKNYVFLYIQMGLSACFLIGVMLYYYTLATLQNIKRIPQSWKIHISLLAVFITTVGIWKPYQTERAFWNPHFVQFIYLIWGIYIALTIYTLRKVIVKFFRKKTSCSLQEVWLLVVCASVLAIFIAYNVGGKTWYISGAISFSVVSYLLIFFLLFKKNRKDIFNKEEYKYATKKITLPEAELLLDKLKVLMSEEKLYTDSEIKLKNLATKLNISAHKLSQLLNDNLGKSFSSYINEWRVEEAKQLLVHDSKYTLEAIGIEAGFSSKSTFYTTFKKLTGKTPAEYKKEKSRGFSPKL
- a CDS encoding adenylate/guanylate cyclase domain-containing protein, which codes for MRTITIRTRIMLMLLLVGILSCAILGYLGSDYGQKIIAKEVNDQLSIVLSSKKDQIKTYLTSIENVVEVMGQNPTVIESAEAFSEAFYKLEEEQLNAECSSALGNYYTQFIDRLSQNMEIKKDQLLYYPKSLEGCYLQFEYIVNNPNPLGEKDKMNYAPDSSAYSSVHQKYHPFFRMLLKKYNFYDIFIVDLKKGDIVYSVFKETDFATNLYTGPYRSSNLADLARRLQTNSDLQKASWIDFAPYRPSYGAPAAFIGIPLTIEGQTVGGLIFQLPIGEINRIMTGGKQWETDGLGKTGETFLVGQDHLMRSVSRFFIQDSLGYRKTLLQKGEVEANIDRMYRYGSTVLQQKIHSNSLNEAFEGKSGVIEDSDYRGIEVIRHYEPLNFPGLDWAIVSKKDKEESFQPVTEFNKSIFIQTLVLILCITLLSLILANRFVKPVEKLTQAAKQLINGDTSQKVVIKSKDEFGVLGDTFNTMIGQLDEQKKAIQDQLQENQNLLENFVPPDFINRIKKGERTFADEYQNVSFITVDIVGFGALTNQVGAKKSATILNDLVDAFDEAAARNYVEKLRTVGDTYFAACGLFEPRLDHAKRIVQFALEIKQLLAQINLNRKLDLQMKTSVHTGNVMAGIVGTDKFSFDVWGETINYLFTMNHKTQDISLVLSEEVTERLSDLYTFTPVGEGTMSGKRIFTIKTV